The DNA window GTCATTCAAGGCTGACTGATGGGCTTGTTCCATCAGGAATGACTAGAAACAGTCTATGCTTTGGTTTCTGACAGGTGTGCAGTGTAGGGCTGTGAGCTGTAGAGAAGCTGATAGTATCCCTCTCTTGCTGACTTTAATTGGTGACCTAGTCCCATGGAAAAGCCATAAATTGGAAGAAAATTTTACTGCAAAAAGTTTAACCAAAAACCAATTCCACCAGATGAAAAATGTATCAAGTATATTTTTGAATAAACTGTTCTTTGGGGTGGGGATGTAACCTATTGGCATTAAAGCAACATATGAAGCCTAAGAACCACAGGCCCTCTAGACGATGTCTGGCTCTTCATCCTAACAATAATTTTGAGAGATTGGTCAATAGAGAATAGATTCAGCAATTTATTTTCCTATTTCAGTCAAGACACTTTAAAAGGAAGCATAGTTATGAAGACAAAAAGCAACATAATCTTAAAGGCCACCAatgatttaaaatcaagattaactTTCAGTGTCTCAGACTAACTAATTGACTATTTggagggaagaacagaatcaaTGGGAAAAGATGTAAGAAATCTGATTTATAAACCACAGAGTATTCAAAATTATGTGGCAAAAGACCCTGATCGAGTTCCTTAAAAAATCAtgctgcatttaaaaacaaagtctgaaaagtttaaaaaaacaaaacaactcccccaccccaacctttaGGCAATGGGTCTTATTGAGAGAACTAAAGGAGACAACCTAAGTCCAGTGTTAGTACCTGTATTAGACTTAATCCTGAGGAGATGCGAGGAAGCGATTAAGTTGGTTGAAAGAGCTCTCAAAGATTGGTAGATAAGTACTGTGCAGTATCCAGATTGTAAATTTGGCCTCTTCTGTAGTTTATTGCAGTAGTGTTGAAGAGGAAAATAGTTTATTTTCAGAACATACAAATTTCCCAGCATAGCTAGAGCTGCACAGCCTCATAGATCAAAATTAACCTCCTTAAAAGCTTGTTTATCTACAATACCTGTTGATACTTCAGAGCTATTCTTTGCCAGAATGAGCAATATTACATGGACAAAAACAcagattttattattataatgatGCAAGACATTTTgtaatacacctctatcccgatataacgcgttcctcaggagacaaaaaatctcaccgcgttataggtgagaccgcattatatcaaagtTGCTTTGCCCTActcgttccttgttccctgaccaccccctccagagacccccatccctaatcactcccaggaccccacccccatccaacccccctgtcccctgactgctccaacccctatccacctccacccccaccccctgacaggcactcactggcagcggcaggaagcagaggagcccggccccagcccgctctactccgccagctcccagccacagtgctctgcttcccgccgcaggtgaatGCGTGGAagtggggaaaggacgcccccccatactcacctgcggcgggaagcagagcgctgTGGctgagagctggtggagtggagtggactggggccgggctgctccacttctgtcgctgctggtgagtgcagaggggatcccttcccccaagcccacTCTCCCGATCcacatggctggggctggggtgagggacacagagcgggctgctcctggccccctgctaatcccccaggccactctgggactgcagggcccccaaaagtgtgctcccacagctcctgccccccagactccaggggggagcccctgactgcccccaagaccctctgccccttatcagagcagcgtgtcagagctttaccgcatTGTATGCAAACCCGCGTTATATTGGGTctcattatatcggggtagaggtgtatcacaTGCTACACGGAAAAAGAGGATGAAGATGTCACTATTGTTAGACTCATAGGGCACTGAAATATTAGAAGTAAGGCAGTAGAGAGTTTTTAATAAGGCttgagtttttaaaaaggggtctCTTTTGAAACAATGTAAACTATGGTGTATGGTTGGCTTTCAAACAATTCTTCAattcttttatatttaaatttatATTACTGAATAGATTTTTTTCTCCTAGGGCAATTATATTTTTCTCTTTGAAGCTTTTGGTTACAGACTGATCGCATATTTTCTACACTTTCCTCCCCTTGCTATAGAAACAATTTTAATAGGACCTGCATAAAGTTACTTatgtgagtgtttgcaggatttggcctaaATTTGTAGTTTAGTCTATTTAATATACCACATTTCCTATTGtatcaatattttttattttacatattaCGCCATTTTTAGACAGTCTAGACATTTGCTTCCTTATTATAGAAGATTAATTTCAAGTCTTTAAGAAAGAGTCCTCAGTCACGTTGTAGGAATGGCAAATAAAGGAGAACCAAAACTCCCCATACACAGACCCTTCTTATACCCAAACATTTCCCTAAGAACATTACCAACACTGACCTGTGTATTCTGTAGCAGAGGCCACTGAAGAAGTTGTAGATGCATTTTCCCAGTCTTTTTCCCCATTGCGACTACCACAACGACTTGGAGATAAGAATCCTTCCACAGACTCAGACctaaaaatgtacaaaaatatGTTTTCCTTTCAGAACTGAGTAGAACATAGCTATGAAAAAGTCCCCTTATTTTCAGCAGAATGGCCTTTTaagatcaaaagaacatttaaaatcAGATGTACCAAACACGTGGCAAAAAAAAGCAGAAATTGgacttgtttttggcttaattggcttgtgagttgcttgttagCTAGTTTTTGGTTTGTAGCTTGTTGCAgctcacttctttttttttttcaattggcTCCTGGCAAGCGGGGGCAAGCAGgaggagagtcaggggtgcacagcaggcccacgacagtcccagactgcatgccagGGGATCGAGTCATTTGGAGTGTTGtggttcttagggactggcttgttttggccttgttttgaaataggattagcttgatttttggcttactgTGAAGGTTGGGGTGCTTATTTCCCAcggtgaaagttggcaactgtgcttaGAATATATTACTATGCTAGAAGACAGCAGGATATGAAATGTAGACTAAAAGCCAAAAGCCGTAATGTTACCAGAAGAATTAGAGGGGCAACTCTGTATGTTTACCTTCTGTCACATGTATTATTTAAGGTGTTCCAAAAAGATTAATAGTAGTATGAAattgtagaccaggggtccccaacgcagtgcccgcgggtgccatggcgcccgccggagcgtctaagtgtgcccgcgtagtggccggcggacgagcatcaaCCAAAAAGCCGCtgagaagcagcgtcatccagaggcgtagCCACCGAaatggcggcatttcggtggcaatgcctctggatgctgctgcttgtcagcggcattttggcggatgctcgtccgccgccacggtcctccatgGCTTGTCGTCTGGTGCCCACCAGACGAAaaaagttggggaccactgtagTAGACTCTACGTCAAGGAAAGAGTTCTAACAAAATCTATTAGACTGTAGAACAGTCTTACTGAATTTTGCTTGAATCATTTAAAACTACACCGAACAAAACATTTGAGAATTTTCCATAGGGAGAAAGCCTGCTCTTGACAGGATGATTAACTAGACAGAAGTACAAGGTTTATTTTCCCATTTCTGCTGCTGATGGCATTATTATAGCAGCTGCCAGTAAGGACTGctgtagttaaggttgcaaaacaGTTTCCATTATAACCTTTTGTTTTCACAAACATTAACCATTGGGGCTGAAATAATCAATGTTTTGTCCTTAAATCAGGTGAGTCATTTGCTATGGAGCAAGGAAGGGAGTTCTCCTCCTTGACCTTTATTTGCTCCCCCTGATTTTTCATAGGCCTATAGGTCTTCCActttttgccctccccccagaCTTGGCAGGATATAATGTAATTACATATAATGTTCTATATGCTGACACCACCTTATCCTACCCCTCAGTCACCCCTTGAATTTTTATGAAATGACACTCTGCTCCAAATGTGAATATTTTTATGTGTGGAAAGTGTGAACAAAATCCCTTCAGCTATATTTTTTCAGTTAAATTCTAAATTTCTTTGAATGGGACTACTACAAAAATTGGTCACGTTTGAAACTTGGCATGGATGTGGTCCTGAACAAGAGAGAGGCCTTGCTTGGTTgaagaaattaagaaaaaaagtgattttaaaaaacattttctgaccaCATTCAATTGACATCTGGTAGAATCTTAGCAGCTAATTAAGTTTCATTTCACTTGTAATATCACTCCACACAGCCTGTGCATGAGGGAGACTGCAAAATGTCTTTATGAAATTCACACAGTACAATCCTCAAAAGAAAACCTGTTAACTCTCTGACATGAGGAAAAAGGAGAAGATTATGGCAATTCCCCTCCTTCCCTACcccaaccaaaaataaaataaaatcaaggaTCCTGAAAATTCCATGCCTCTCATCAATTTTTACTGGATTCTACAACATTCTGAAAACTCAAGCTCTGAATCACATCTGAAGCCACAGTAAGATGCATGGGTACCAGTCATTGTTACTTCAGTGCAGCACATCTGCACTAAGGTTTTGCACAAGTACAGATACATCCATGTGGCTAACTTGGTGTAAATAACTGTAGACaaagctttatttttttctgtagaaTAGCTAAAAATAGTTACAGTACACCTCCTCTCAAATGAAACCAATAGTTTTAAGAGATGCCAAATACACaatacatttaattaaaataatttatgcACTACTGTGACAAGCAATGAGCCAGTGCTCAAAGCATGAAGAAAAGTGAGGCAGTAACTCACTAAAGCTACAGAGCTGGTCACAGTTGAGAAATAAAGCACAGTGGCAGTAAATACAGGATAAAGTTGGGTTAAGTCTGATCTGAGTCTCAGAATAActgtttcctttttcttctctcctctctTGAATGTTAATTGTATGAACTTCTGTTTATTTAATTCAATCTTTTCATTATATCATTTTCAAGTGAAAACACCACACTGGCTTTTAACTCACAATAAATTCTGGTATTCAGCCTAGCTGGTGAAAAAAATGCCAGTTAAGTTCTGGTGAGCTCCTGACCACTTTTTGCAGCaactaagaaaaacaaaaaagacaactCTATCAAATCAGCAAAAAAGTACTATGGCATATAAACTGATAGCATGTAAACAAAGAATCTACAGGTGGTGAATTAAAGAGATAGCACATCCACTGGATTTTTCTTTTGCACTCATTCACAGCTGCACAATCAGCAGCACTTGTGAAAATTAACACTCAACTCAGTTCTTCATCAGCCAACAGCGTGAAGGATCAGTGTTTCAGATCAGGAAAGAGTATCAAAATATACAACTTGGGTACTTTAAGCATTTTAGTACACATGCCAGTTTTCTGAAGATAAACACCAATTTGTATTTAATAAAGGTGTTACTGCAGCTTTACCTTGGCGTTCTCTTGCCTGATTGCACGCTGTCATTGTCTCCTGTGTTCAGTGATGCCAATGAAAGACTAGATACTGAAAAAACACGATAAAGTTGTGAACCTGGATAAAAACAAAGTTAAAATTCATGAAAAAGCAGGCAAATAGTAAAGAGTCTGTTCATTAGACACTACACCAGCAAAGAAAAATTGATAAGTGTTCTTATTTCTATATACAGTATGCCTGCATGCATATGTTGCACAGTTAATTCATGTATTTACAGACACAATACCAATGGAACTTATTTGAATCTGGAGTTTTCTGAGGCTAAGCATTAATGTGAAATATAGAGCTGAAATATGGGCACTAGATTAAAGCTGCAAAATCAGCAAAGCAGGTCTAGTTACAATGGAATTAATTTCTCATTATAAACTAGAAATTTGAATGGATTGTTATGGAGCATTTTAAATTGTACTGAAATAAGGTGGGAGCCATGGCACAGCACACATGGCACGACAGCGAAGGATATGAAAACCTTACTGCTAAAAACACAAATGAGGACATTGAACTTTCCTCTAAATGTAAATTGTTAATATTTTCTTTGAAATCATTATTctaaattattaaataattaatGACATGCTACACTTTTTCATAGGACTATTCTCACAACTACACATGCACTAAGTCAGGCGAGTAGGTGAAGTAGTCACAATAAAAACACACCAGAACATAAAGGTAACTTTTCAGATGTACTTTAGTTTTTGTCTATGATGAAGCAGCAACTTAAGGACTCTTACCTTATAGTcaccattttatttattaatcTCACATCACCCAAATGTTCTACTCATTCTTAGCTCTACAGATGCAAGGAAGAGGTTAGTGGCTGGAAAGAATACATGAGCATGCACAAAATTGTGCCAGACATTAGTGCTTTTCCTGGTGTTCATCTAGCAAACCTTTGTGTTTCTTCTTATATGCATGCATGCATAATATATCAGCAACATTTGTCATCATTAGCTGCCATTTGTAAATTCTACTTTTTCCAATTCAGTCACATGCAGCTTCAAAAATTGTACATCAGTTTAGCATGCGGCTAATCTATGCATATTTTGATTAGTACCACAATTCAAGCTGGTGTTTTAGCATGAACAGACTCTTTTTCTACACCGATATGTGTTACCTGGTGGACCTTTAACTGGAGTTTTGGGTGATTCAATATGATCTCTATGAATAGATTTTGGACgtggctttttttgtttggaTGAGTGTGGGCGTGGCTTTATTACAGTATCCATTTCTTCCATGAGCTTCAGCTGTTTCCGTCTCATATATTCTTGCTTAATAAATTCTCTGCGTGCTCTTTCATCTTCTTTCTTTTGACGTTCTTCCTCTGTCTTGCGCCTAAGAAATCGTGAAATAAAGTTTTAGTAGAAAACTTTCCCTTGTAAAGATTAGCAGTTGTAACCATCATAATACTAGTGACAGGGAAAAAATGGCTATTCTAGAATCTTCGAGTTCTCATATACCAGTAAGATGAACTGGTCTATTCTCAGTTTTCAAACAGTTTAAAAACTTTACACACTTGAATGTTGTTATTGGAAAAATTAAGACCATACTTAAGATTGTGGAATTTTTGgatttcattgttttaaaaaaagttttccatTTATTTATTGAGAGCTTGTCTTTCTTTTCACCATAGATTTTGGATGTGTTTTTAATTGTATCAGGAAAATCAGAAGATTTGGTCCAGAttttcagctgatataaatttGCCAGTTTACACCAACAGAGGATCAAACTCCTCACCCCCATTGTCGATGTAAATAACGGAATGAAAAAGATTATCTACTTGTATAGTATGGTTCAAACCCTACCCTCAAATACATATGAAAAATTATTCTTTCATTCAAGTGGAATTCTGAATAGATAAAACAGAATGTACTCTTAGTCTTTAACTCAGTTTGCCAGTACCAGAAATCCCTGAAATCAATTTAGGTAAAAGGTTTAAATAAAGTATTGGGCTCACAGGGGAAAAAGAATTTGTTGTGGAAAACAAAGAAGGGAGACCTCATTGCATTATGATTACAATTTTTATAATTTTTGCCATTGCAAAGATTCTCATGTATATTATTATTGCTTATGTTGCAATTAGCATATGCAATTAGCTTTACCTTGTCTCTTCCTTCTTATGTTCTAGCTCTGCTTCCAGCTGCTGCTTTCGAAGTAGAGTCTCTCTTTCCCTTCTCAACCGTTTCTCCAGTAATGCTGCCCGTTTCACTGCcatatcattttctgccttttgaTCATCCTTGTAGCAACAGTATTTAGGAAGAAACTGATTAGGAGATTTTAAGATAATTTGATTCTGCATATGGTATACTTCAGGTCACTAAAAGTCTACATTCTTTAGATTGTGTTGATATAATCTATTAAATATCCTTATTGAAAGTCTTCCAATATCTTTCCCCTACCCTATGGAAAACTAAACCAACCCTCCAAAACCCTACCAGTACACACTTAGAGATTATTTAGTTATGTCAAAGAAGTATTTATACTTCATTTATATCAACATGGAGATAATGACTAAAGTGGTGAAACCTATACAGATCTAACTATCAAACCACAGCAGGAGGAAACGTCCACTTGAGGAGTAGCACCTGGAGACACGAACAGCCGCCTCCAACTTAAGCCACTGGGACCTGTTTATGAGGGCACCCCCCAGCTAGATCAACAGCACGTCTCTCTGCCCTTGAAGACAAAAAAGCTTCAAAGATCTCATTCCATTCCAAAACAAAAGGGGAAAAGAGCAACCAGGAGTTgatggtgggggggagaaggggcattATGAAGTTTATCCCAACATTAATTCAAAAAACTTGTTACCGTCTTTTATATCACATATCCTTACAAGAAAGCTAGTTAAGAAATTTTATTAATGTTCATACAATGCATTGAACTTGTCAAGTGCTGCACAGCTAAAGTGACAGTCTTGGTTATTTTTATGATGTATTTGTGCTTTAGGAACTTCTTTCATCATACTTCAGATGTCCCAGATTTTCAGCTCATCTATGTGAAAGTGGCTGTCTACTCAAAATTCACTGAAAGCTGCTCTGAGTTTTTGAATGTAAGCAAAGATGGTCAACAGGCAGAATGCAGGTGAGGACAACTAAGGCATAAAATAAGGCACCAATCCTGAAAACATGCTTAAGTTTATGTACTGAGTAGTCATAATGAACTCAGGAGTCTGgttccaaagccctttgaagtcaatgggagtattttcattaatttcaatgggttgTGAATCAGGTCCTCAGTgcctgtttgcaggattgaggcccaaCTGATTTATCTCTATAATAACAAAAATCTAAACATTTGCAGAAGAATACCACAAAAAGGAAATAAGAAATAACTCAATATTACTTTTTCTGACATACTACAGGGGGTTTATATCTGTTAAATTAAAGTAAATGAAAGGCCATCTCACATTATCTCCTGCAGTTACATAATCCTATTCAGATCCAACAGCACAAACACTTGCACACTTGCAGAGTCCCATTAGCTTCAATGAGATTCCACATGAATGCAGATGTCCATATTAGTGGACCTTAGTGCAGGACTGGGGTCTTACATTGCACTCTACACACTCTCAgactcttaaaaaaaaccaaccaaaaacaGAACAGGATTTGTAATGGAAAAGATCTTGAAGAATGTGCACAAACTGCTGCTTAACAGGTGGATGCAAATAATTCTAATTTCTTTCCAAATGGTGGATTCAGGGCATACTAAAACAGAACTTACTAAGGTTTGCCATTATTATGCTAAGTTAGCTTGTATAGTTGTACTATAGCAGTAACAAGGCACTATCATATGAAACTCAAGGGGTGCAGGAATGAACACAGGACTTTCAGTTAACTGTACGCTGTGCATGTGGAGTCGATGACAGTTTTCCAGGAGGAGCATGTGACTATGCAATACATAAAGCAACCTCTGCTGGCCAATTCAGTATCTTTTGTTAGCACCATGGATTGGTTTCCAGAGGGAGATAGGGCATGCATATCGTGGATGGAGCAGTTTCAGTGATGAATGGAAAAGGGAATAAAATACGCTAAAATTGTTATCCGGGGCCATGAGAGGGCAGTCTCAATTCAGTATCACTTTAAACATATGGTATTCAAACAGTGCAATGCAAGAAAAATTTTGAAGCCTGCATTCAAAACAGTAGTGGCTTTCAGCATccaaactgctttttaaaaatgcacactTTAATTAAAAGATTCTGCCTACACATAAGCATTTTAGTATACAATATGTTCATTTTTTAACTACACACTTAAAATGTGACACTTTTAAAATACACAGAGTACTCTAAGGAGAAGAAATTTCTGAAATCTTATATAACTGTTTGTCAGGAGGTAAAAGACATGAAAGAAATTTGTGTGGGCACTAAAGCttgtgttaaaagaaaaaaagtgtccCTATATTCAATAtgctcccctcctcccaaaaTCCCCAAACATCTTTTAAACTTTAAGAACTGAAAGAGGTGGTGAAAATTGCTGGCAGATTTTGACAGTCCCTGTGATCCCAAATCAATCAGGAGTCGCAATGGCTGAGACAAACTTTTAATCACTATATGCAGTTGGCCTCAGTGGAAAGTGGTTATTGAAAAGTCATCTATGAAATAAAATGCTCCCTTTGAAAAAGTAAAATTTTTCCAATAGACTCATGCATTGTTCTAGTTCACCTACCTTAAAAAAGAATCCACAACACACTTTTTGGTCATCCTCGAATTGTTCTCTATCACTCTCACCTTCATATTTCTCAACAGATACTTCAGCCTTTTCAGGTGGTTTCAAATCTGAGAGGGAAACTTCAATTAGGTTAGCTGTTTTAGGAATCAGTGTTGGCAAAACAGGTTGGCTTAGCTGATCTTCATTTGGGGTGAGGCAGACAGTTTCTGTGATGGGCTGAGATAATACTTCAGAAACCTTAGATTCAAAAGGCTTGATCTCCTTTTCCTTCACTTTTTGTTCCCATTCTTCCAAAGtacctttttgttgttgttgttctcttgCTCCATCCTCTGTAGTTTTGACTTCTTTCAaaagatttctttttaattgaGGTTCAGCTATACGTTCTCCATCATCTCCAAAACATACAAATGATCTAGTCTGAATGGGAACCTGACTTGGAGAAAATCTTCTCAAACGAGGAAGACTATCCACAGACCGTGGAGCAGTTAAGGTGCGATTAAAAGGTATTATTTTCAGTTCATTTGGCCTAGGAGTCCTTTGCATTTTAACGGGGAAAGAGGCATTCTTCCTATTAGAAGACTGTGGTGATTGATGACTAGGGCGAGGAGGTTCCAAAGCAAATGGTGCAATGGGAGATGACAGTCCTGTTTGCCTCATTGAAGATTTAAGCTCTCGGATTTGTTTCTGAGGTGAAGGCTGAGGAGGTGAAATAACCCAGGCCTGCTGCTCCCTCATTTGCATCAACATCTCTTGCTGAAGGGAGAGGCGTTGCATTTCCTGCTGTAGGAAATGTAGAGAAGCATTTAGCTTTTCAATAGATTTTGTATATTCTAAAATATCCCCTTCATTTATGGTTTCTTCTGCGGGGCTCATTAAGTTCCATTGCTTTTCAGCATCCATAGGCGTATTAGGGGACTTTAACCACTTGACCTGAGAATTTTCAGCACTTTCCTTTATTACCTCTGCAGTCTTATTAATTTGTTCAACTGGTTTTTGAGTGTCTTTTTCATTCAATCTATTACTATCAGTGAATACTTTTTCATCTTCAGCTCCAGCTGCTTCTTCTCGAAGAGGTGATATTCCATCACCTTTCTTTTTCACTACATTAAGAAATGCTGTCCTTCCCATTTTCTGTCTCTGCTTAGTAAAAGCAGCTTCCACTTTTTTCTTCTGTGCTTCAATGGCTCGCCTCTTTTCCTCCAGCTTCATCCTAAGATGGACCATTTCTGAAGCAAGCAACTGTGTAGTGTCTCTTCCTTGAGGGATAGGTGTTTCTTCAGGTATATGAGTCCAAGCAACAACATGAGGAATATTCAACTCAGAGCCTTCTGGGGTAGTTTTCTGAGAGCTGCTTCCACTACTTCTGCTATCTGTGTGATTCAGTTTCCTGAATTTCTGCTCTGCAAAGCTGGTCATTTTGACTCCCGAGCTTGAAGAAGCACTGCTGCCAGCTTGCGATTTGGTACTTATTGAGCTTGGACAGGGACTTAATAGCTCTCTGTGGTTGCTAGCTCGTATATCATAATCCTGAAGACATTTAGGTGGGTCTTCCATGTCAGAGTCCATGCTTACAGTATAATCTCTCAAAGAAGAATCCTCATCCATAGTTTCTGGAATATCTTCTGAAGGAACATGTATTCCAGTATCCACTTCAGTATTGTCAGTCACAGGACTTAGGGCAACTTTTGTGTCTGTAATGATATCAGGATCAGGCTGATTTAGTTTAATATTTGAATTCAAGATGCTAATTTCCTGGTTATGAAGAAAGAACCCATTTGTAATTTGGTCTGGCTGGATAACACTGGGAGATTTTTCAGTATCATGAATTATCTGCAAAGCCTCTTCAATGCTTGGAGTCTCAATCTGATTGCCAAAATCATCCATAACTACCCTGT is part of the Mauremys mutica isolate MM-2020 ecotype Southern chromosome 8, ASM2049712v1, whole genome shotgun sequence genome and encodes:
- the CAMSAP2 gene encoding calmodulin-regulated spectrin-associated protein 2 isoform X1 yields the protein MGDAADLKEMRKTFIVPAVKPFDHYDFTRAKIACNVAWLVAKAFGTENVPEELREPFYTDQYDQEHIKPPVVNLLLSAELYCRAGSLILKSDAAKPLLGHDAVIQALAQKGLYVTDQEKLVTERDLHKKPIQMSAHLAMIDTLMMAYTVEMVSVEKVIACAQQYSAFFQATDLPYDIEDAVMYWINKVNEHLKDIMEQEQKLKEHHSVETPGGQKARYRKEQTLLKQLPCIPLVENLLKDGTDGCALAALIHFYCPDIVKLEDVCLKETMSLADSLYNLQLIKEFCQEYLNQCCHFTLEDMLYAAASVKSNYLVFMAELFWWFEVVKPSFVQPRVVINPQAEPVKDASSVPILNANRRNYMDSSCGSDFIASVEGPTFTPSHQLLPARHTHHQPYSAAPGVIRRSTSMSYVDGYVGTWPKEKRSSMHGVSFDISFDNENSIQTSTPNRGITRSVSNEGIMPNINRMPKHIKKNLSFKPVNGEEETQDIEEEKEIESHIDPKASASLNTNERNANENSQYMLPNGALQNRVVMDDFGNQIETPSIEEALQIIHDTEKSPSVIQPDQITNGFFLHNQEISILNSNIKLNQPDPDIITDTKVALSPVTDNTEVDTGIHVPSEDIPETMDEDSSLRDYTVSMDSDMEDPPKCLQDYDIRASNHRELLSPCPSSISTKSQAGSSASSSSGVKMTSFAEQKFRKLNHTDSRSSGSSSQKTTPEGSELNIPHVVAWTHIPEETPIPQGRDTTQLLASEMVHLRMKLEEKRRAIEAQKKKVEAAFTKQRQKMGRTAFLNVVKKKGDGISPLREEAAGAEDEKVFTDSNRLNEKDTQKPVEQINKTAEVIKESAENSQVKWLKSPNTPMDAEKQWNLMSPAEETINEGDILEYTKSIEKLNASLHFLQQEMQRLSLQQEMLMQMREQQAWVISPPQPSPQKQIRELKSSMRQTGLSSPIAPFALEPPRPSHQSPQSSNRKNASFPVKMQRTPRPNELKIIPFNRTLTAPRSVDSLPRLRRFSPSQVPIQTRSFVCFGDDGERIAEPQLKRNLLKEVKTTEDGAREQQQQKGTLEEWEQKVKEKEIKPFESKVSEVLSQPITETVCLTPNEDQLSQPVLPTLIPKTANLIEVSLSDLKPPEKAEVSVEKYEGESDREQFEDDQKVCCGFFFKDDQKAENDMAVKRAALLEKRLRRERETLLRKQQLEAELEHKKEETRRKTEEERQKKEDERARREFIKQEYMRRKQLKLMEEMDTVIKPRPHSSKQKKPRPKSIHRDHIESPKTPVKGPPVSSLSLASLNTGDNDSVQSGKRTPRSESVEGFLSPSRCGSRNGEKDWENASTTSSVASATEYTGPKLYKEPSAKSNKHIIQNALAHCCLAGKVNEGQKKKILEEMEKSDANNFLILFRDSGCQFRSLYTYCPDTEEINKLTGIGPKSITKKMIEGLYKYNSDRKQFSHIPAKTMSASVDAITIHSHLWQTKRPVTPKKLLPTKA
- the CAMSAP2 gene encoding calmodulin-regulated spectrin-associated protein 2 isoform X2, translating into MGDAADLKEMRKTFIVPAVKPFDHYDFTRAKIACNVAWLVAKAFGTENVPEELREPFYTDQYDQEHIKPPVVNLLLSAELYCRAGSLILKSDAAKPLLGHDAVIQALAQKGLYVTDQEKLVTERDLHKKPIQMSAHLAMIDTLMMAYTVEMVSVEKVIACAQQYSAFFQATDLPYDIEDAVMYWINKVNEHLKDIMEQEQKLKEHHSVETPGGQKSPTKWFWKLVPARYRKEQTLLKQLPCIPLVENLLKDGTDGCALAALIHFYCPDIVKLEDVCLKETMSLADSLYNLQLIKEFCQEYLNQCCHFTLEDMLYAAASVKSNYLVFMAELFWWFEVVKPSFVQPRVVINPQAEPVKDASSVPILNANRRNYMDSSCGSDFIASVEGPTFTPSHQLLPARHTHHQPYSAAPGVIRRSTSMSYVDGYVGTWPKEKRSSMHGVSFDISFDNENSIQTSTPNRGITRSVSNEGIMPNINRMPKHIKKNLSFKPVNGEEETQDIEEEKEIESHIDPKASASLNTNERNANENSQYMLPNGALQNRVVMDDFGNQIETPSIEEALQIIHDTEKSPSVIQPDQITNGFFLHNQEISILNSNIKLNQPDPDIITDTKVALSPVTDNTEVDTGIHVPSEDIPETMDEDSSLRDYTVSMDSDMEDPPKCLQDYDIRASNHRELLSPCPSSISTKSQAGSSASSSSGVKMTSFAEQKFRKLNHTDSRSSGSSSQKTTPEGSELNIPHVVAWTHIPEETPIPQGRDTTQLLASEMVHLRMKLEEKRRAIEAQKKKVEAAFTKQRQKMGRTAFLNVVKKKGDGISPLREEAAGAEDEKVFTDSNRLNEKDTQKPVEQINKTAEVIKESAENSQVKWLKSPNTPMDAEKQWNLMSPAEETINEGDILEYTKSIEKLNASLHFLQQEMQRLSLQQEMLMQMREQQAWVISPPQPSPQKQIRELKSSMRQTGLSSPIAPFALEPPRPSHQSPQSSNRKNASFPVKMQRTPRPNELKIIPFNRTLTAPRSVDSLPRLRRFSPSQVPIQTRSFVCFGDDGERIAEPQLKRNLLKEVKTTEDGAREQQQQKGTLEEWEQKVKEKEIKPFESKVSEVLSQPITETVCLTPNEDQLSQPVLPTLIPKTANLIEVSLSDLKPPEKAEVSVEKYEGESDREQFEDDQKVCCGFFFKDDQKAENDMAVKRAALLEKRLRRERETLLRKQQLEAELEHKKEETRRKTEEERQKKEDERARREFIKQEYMRRKQLKLMEEMDTVIKPRPHSSKQKKPRPKSIHRDHIESPKTPVKGPPVSSLSLASLNTGDNDSVQSGKRTPRSESVEGFLSPSRCGSRNGEKDWENASTTSSVASATEYTGPKLYKEPSAKSNKHIIQNALAHCCLAGKVNEGQKKKILEEMEKSDANNFLILFRDSGCQFRSLYTYCPDTEEINKLTGIGPKSITKKMIEGLYKYNSDRKQFSHIPAKTMSASVDAITIHSHLWQTKRPVTPKKLLPTKA